Proteins co-encoded in one Colletes latitarsis isolate SP2378_abdomen chromosome 2, iyColLati1, whole genome shotgun sequence genomic window:
- the Brat gene encoding tripartite motif-containing protein brain tumor encodes MASPTLSLESRANSIGSLASLSPLTVSGSSPPASDSAICDVDSCDLCLDAQKPGEAPCPRCRLGGAGGVRCTGCKSTESDAVARCFDCANFLCPNCVMAHQFMHCFEGHRVLNLDDSKLETVTNSAGTEIPKNSQVANGGNGNGEKVWFCRRHKQELLKYFCRTCTVLVCKECTITDHPGSLHDCAHISEVGTQQLEAMTRVVQECRAKVADVKAAVKAADHGAARLQVQYHKAQNEINDTFQFYRSMLEERKQELLKELESVFSTKQISLGVLTQKENEMADKMLQTCELVERLTKYTTVTEVLMVKKLFDTKLQLLLNYTPDVGNQTVDLEFVSNYQAIQVGVRNTFGYVRSNNESNAGPIGKQPPIARPTALSGNGNNGSNVNNGPGSAGSLGGLLLDRPYSNGLISSTSNCTSSTSPSSFDANNSVITKRFSSANSLGPFSTTISDLNLNGINANPYEKWSNGGNDAYPVVTTNDHFSMPASVVVAANAASGDSVLDLTSKLMSAAAIFPPKSQIKRQKMIYHCKFGEFGVMEGQFTEPSGVAVNAQNDIIVADTNNHRIQIFDKEGRFKFQFGECGKRDGQLLYPNRVAVVKTSGDIIVTERSPTHQIQIYNQYGQFVRKFGANILQHPRGVTVDSKGRIVVVECKVMRVIIFDQAGNVLQKFGCSKHLEFPNGVVVNDKQEIFISDNRAHCVKVFNYEGAYLRQIGGEGITNYPIGVGINAVGEILIADNHNNFNLTIFTQDGQLVSALESKVKHAQCFDVALMDDGSVVLASKDYRLYIYRYVQVPPIGM; translated from the coding sequence ATGGCCTCGCCGACACTCTCGCTGGAATCGCGCGCGAATTCCATCGGGTCCCTGGCCTCGCTGTCCCCGCTTACAGTGAGCGGCAGTTCTCCGCCTGCGAGTGACTCAGCGATCTGCGACGTCGACAGCTGCGACCTTTGTCTCGACGCACAGAAACCTGGAGAGGCGCCCTGCCCGCGGTGTCGATTAGGAGGCGCCGGCGGCGTACGCTGTACCGGCTGCAAATCCACCGAGTCCGACGCTGTGGCTCGTTGCTTCGACTGCGCGAATTTCCTTTGCCCGAACTGCGTGATGGCGCATCAATTTATGCACTGCTTCGAGGGACACCGTGTCCTGAATCTCGACGACTCGAAGCTGGAGACCGTTACTAACTCGGCTGGCACCGAAATCCCAAAGAACAGCCAGGTGGCGAACGGCGGCAACGGAAACGGTGAGAAGGTGTGGTTCTGTCGCCGTCACAAGCAAGAACTGTTGAAGTATTTCTGTCGCACCTGCACCGTGCTGGTCTGCAAGGAGTGCACTATCACCGATCATCCCGGTTCGTTGCACGATTGTGCGCACATCTCCGAGGTCGGCACCCAGCAGCTCGAGGCGATGACGAGAGTGGTGCAGGAGTGCAGAGCCAAGGTGGCGGACGTGAAGGCCGCGGTGAAGGCGGCCGATCACGGCGCGGCGCGTCTACAAGTACAGTACCACAAAGCGCAGAACGAGATCAACGACACTTTCCAATTCTACAGATCGATGCTCGAGGAACGGAAGCAGGAGCTGCTGAAGGAGCTGGAGTCGGTGTTCTCCACCAAACAGATATCCCTCGGGGTTCTCACGCAAAAGGAGAACGAGATGGCCGACAAGATGCTTCAGACCTGCGAATTGGTCGAACGATTGACCAAATACACCACCGTCACCGAAGTATTGATGGTCAAGAAGCTGTTCGACACGAAGCTTCAGTTGTTACTGAACTATACGCCGGACGTGGGCAATCAGACGGTCGATCTCGAGTTTGTCAGCAATTATCAGGCGATTCAAGTGGGCGTGCGAAACACGTTCGGCTACGTTCGAAGCAACAACGAGAGCaacgccggaccgatcggtaaGCAACCGCCTATCGCGCGACCAACGGCCCTCTCGGGCAACGgtaacaatggcagcaacgtcaACAACGGCCCAGGAAGCGCCGGATCCCTCGGCGGTCTACTATTGGATCGTCCTTACAGCAACGGCCTGATATCCTCTACCTCGAACTGTACCTCGTCTACGTCGCCATCGTCGTTCGACGCCAACAACAGCGTGATCACGAAACGTTTCAGCTCGGCCAACAGCCTGGGTCCGTTCTCGACGACGATCAGCGATCTGAACTTGAACGGGATAAACGCGAACCCGTACGAGAAGTGGAGCAACGGCGGGAACGACGCGTACCCGGTGGTAACCACGAACGATCACTTCTCGATGCCGGCGTCCGTGGTCGTGGCGGCGAACGCCGCGTCCGGCGACTCTGTCCTCGACCTGACCTCGAAGCTGATGTCCGCGGCGGCGATATTCCCGCCCAAGTCGCAGATCAAGCGACAGAAGATGATCTATCACTGCAAGTTCGGCGAGTTCGGAGTGATGGAGGGCCAGTTCACCGAACCGTCGGGCGTGGCGGTGAACGCTCAGAACGACATAATTGTCGCCGACACGAACAATCATCGCATACAGATATTCGACAAGGAGGGCAGGTTCAAGTTTCAATTCGGCGAGTGCGGAAAACGGGACGGCCAGTTGCTCTATCCGAACCGGGTGGCCGTGGTGAAGACGTCGGGCGACATAATCGTGACCGAGCGTTCGCCGACCCATCAGATACAGATCTACAACCAGTACGGTCAGTTCGTGCGTAAATTTGGGGCGAACATACTGCAGCATCCGCGCGGCGTGACCGTCGACTCGAAGGGACGCATCGTGGTGGTCGAGTGTAAAGTGATGCGCGTGATCATATTCGATCAGGCTGGCAACGTTCTGCAGAAGTTCGGTTGCTCGAAGCATCTGGAGTTCCCGAACGGGGTGGTGGTGAACGACAAGCAGGAGATATTCATTAGCGACAATCGCGCCCATTGCGTGAAGGTGTTCAATTACGAGGGGGCGTATCTGCGTCAGATCGGCGGCGAGGGGATCACGAACTACCCGATCGGTGTGGGGATCAACGCCGTGGGCGAGATACTGATTGCGGACAATCACAATAACTTCAATCTGACGATTTTCACGCAGGACGGTCAGCTGGTGTCGGCTCTCGAGAGCAAAGTGAAGCACGCGCAGTGCTTCGACGTGGCGCTGATGGACGACGGATCGGTCGTGTTGGCCAGCAAGGATTACCGACTCTACATTTATCGTTACGTACAAGTACCGCCGATCGGAATGTAG